CGCTGTCCAGAATCTGTGGCTCAACGTCGGCGACGATGAAACCCTGCGCTATCGGGGCCACAGCGAGGTCACGACGCCCTGCGCGGCAGTTGCCCGCCTGCGCGTCGTCTTCAAGGCCAATGCGCCACAGGAAACCGTGGTGTTGCTGCTGCGCAAGGCTGAGGCACGCGTCGTCAGCGGCCCCTCGGAAATCGGCGAATGGTGGCTCAGCCTGCCTGCGGATGCTTCAGTAAAAGAAGCTTTGGCACAGTTGCGCAACAGCCCGTTGGTGGCAGATGTAATCGTCGTCGAGACAAAGGAAACGGCATGCCAGCCCTGATTCGCCTGATATTCTTGGTTTTGCTGCTAAGTTGCGGCGCCAGCGTCAGTGCCGCAGGCAACCAGGCGGTAAAGCATGCGCTGGTATTGGCGAATGGCGGATATAGCCGCGATGCGCTGCCCAATGCCCTGCGCGATGGCAAGCTGATGGCTCAGACACTGCGGCAATTGGGGTTTGCCGTGACCGAACGCACCGACTTGCCCCGCGAAGAAATGATGGCAGTCGTGGCCCGCTTCACCGATGGACTGCCGGAAGGAGCGACCGCACTGGTGTACTACGCCGGGCATGGCATGCAGGTGGGCGGCGGCAATTACCTGACCCCCATCGACATGCAACTGACCGGCGAAGCCAGCGTCCCGCTCAAGGCCTATCCGGTGCGCCATTTGCTCGAACGCCTGGCGCTGGCCCGTAGCGCGGTCAACATCCTGATCCTTGACGCCTGCCGCAACAATCCTTTCCTGCCGGCCGGCGCGGTCCGTTACCGCAGTTTCAACGCGTTGGGCCTCGCCCGGGAACATACCCCGCGCGGCACGCTGATCGCCTATTCCGCCTCCCCCGGGCAGCAGGCGCCCGAAGGCCAGGGCAAAAACAGCGTTTACAGCGAAACGCTGGCCCGAACGCTGCTCGAACCGCAACTTGAAATACGCGACATTTTCAACAAGGTTGGCAGCCTCGTCCGCCGGCAAAGCCTGGACGACCAGATTCCCTGGTATGAGTCGTCACTAACCGACGACTACTATTTCCAGCCGCCGGACGGCGTCACCGTGGCGGCCGGCAAACCCCTCCAGTTCGCCCGACTGGGGCGGGAGGGGCGCAAGGTTCGGGGAGAAACCCCGCCATCGCTCAACTGGTTCAACGATCTCAGCGTGCAGGAATGGGACATGCTCGATTGGGAAATCCAGCAGCGCGTCGAACGCCTGACCGCCGACGAACTCCCCGCGCTCGAACACAAGGCCGAAGGCGGCAGCCTGGTGCACCAAACCACGCTGGCGCTTGCCTATCGCGAAGGCGTCGAAAAGGCCATTGAACCGGGCAGCGGCAAAGTCACGCGCTACAACGCCAACAACTCCAAGGCGCTCAAATGGCTGGCCCAGGCGGCTGAGGCCGGATTCCCCATTGCCCAGGTGGAGCTGGGTGAAATGTATTTCGCCGGCCATGGCGTCGACCGCAATCTCGACACCGCCCGCCGCTGGATAGAACAGGCCAACCACGTGCGCTACACCCGTGCCCGGCTGGATCTGCTTCAACTGGACACTCTGCTGTCGGCCATGGAGGCAGCACGCGACCCCTATCTGGGCGGCGTAAGCAAAAGGGCGGCGGCTGTTCCAGAGGAGAGGCGATAACACCATGTCGGCTCATCGACTTCAAAATAGGTACAAGCCAAAAATCTTATTGGCATGTACGTTATGATCGAATCATTTTGCTCAAGGGGGCGTTGTGCGTCTGTTCAGACTGATCCTGGCACTAACTGTTTTGCCAATGTGCGTACCGGCACAAGCCGGCGAGCGTGAATTGCTAGAGGCCATCAAGCAAGCCAACTGGCCGGTCGTCAAACAGGAAACCGAGCAGCTGGCCAGCGCCGGCAATGCCTGGGGGCTTTACATGAAAGCGGCTTTTATCGGCGGGATACTTTGCCAAGATGCCAGCAGCCCTTGCAAGCCCATCCCCGGATTTGAACTGGATAGAAAAGCGGCGGGCCAGTATCTGCTTGCCGCAGCCGAGAAAGGCGAACGACAAGCTTTCGACTACCTTGCCTTCGGCTATGAGCGCGGACTTTGGGGCTTGCCGGTAGATCGGGAGGCCGCCATCGCCTGGTCACTGAAGGGACTTCACTTGATGGATGAGCGCAGCGCGAGTCGCTACTACGCTCTGACCGGCTTGAAGCGCGGCAGCCTGCTGCCCGGCGCTCACTTCGGTTCAAGGCAATAATTTTTCAAAAAATGAAATCACAGGCGTTATAGCAGTGCGACAACCAAGGGAGACACCATGAAACGCACAGTATTCGGTATAGCCACATTATTACTTCTCAGCACCGCCCCCTGCGTGGCCAACGCCTTCACGGCCATCGCCTGGAGCCAGTCCGGGCAAAAAGGCGGATCGGTCAAGAATGCGCCGACCAAGGAAGCAGCCATTTCAGCGGCTATTGCCGATTGTAAAAAGAGCGGTGGCGGTGCGGATTGCCAGGTCTTCAAAGTCACCGATGAGCCCGGATTCGTCGCGCTCTACGCCACCTGCGCCAAGACCTGCGGCGTCACTGCGGTAACGGGGCGCCCTACGGCGGAGCAGGCGCGGATCGATGGCAAGCGGGAGTGTGAAGCCTATTACCGGGCTAGCTGCCAGTTGGCGCAGGAGTGGCAAGAAGGCCAGCCTCGCCAGCTTCCTGCATCCAGCCAAGAAGCAACAACACAGTGTTTTGTTCAGGACCATCCCTGCGCATGCGTTACGACAAACCCAACGGCAAAATTGGACAAAATTGTCAGCGGCGAAATGAGTTACGAAAAATACATGGAACAACTTTCGGGAATTGAGATTATTTGCATGTATACGGTGGGGCAAAAGACAAGCAACCAAGAAATGAGTCGAGAAGCGGCCCATGCGATGCTTAATCGCCAAGATGCGGCGAGGGAGGCAGTGAAATACGGTTTTTTGAATCTGGAACAATATGAATTAGCGGCCAAGCAAAATGGTTGGAGCACCAACAAGGCAGCAGCGGTTACTCCAGAACAAGGGCGTCATCAGAACGCTGGTGTAGTTACTAATCAAAGAGCCTGTGATTCCGGCGACGGGGCAGGCTGCTACAACCTCGGGGTGATGTACTACAAGGGGGAGGGCGTCAGTCAGGACAAGGAGGAAGCAGTTCGGTCTTACGATAAGGGCTGTGGTTTGGGGGATGGAAAAGGCTGCTACAACCTAGGGAATATTTATCGTAAAGGTAATGATGCTCGTCAGGACAAACAGAAAGCATTTCAATATTACGACAAGGCCTGTAGTTTGAAGGTTGGAGCTGGTTGCTACGCTGTCGGGTTGATGTATGACGATGGTAGTGGTGGTCGCCAGG
The sequence above is drawn from the Dechloromonas sp. TW-R-39-2 genome and encodes:
- a CDS encoding caspase family protein, coding for MPALIRLIFLVLLLSCGASVSAAGNQAVKHALVLANGGYSRDALPNALRDGKLMAQTLRQLGFAVTERTDLPREEMMAVVARFTDGLPEGATALVYYAGHGMQVGGGNYLTPIDMQLTGEASVPLKAYPVRHLLERLALARSAVNILILDACRNNPFLPAGAVRYRSFNALGLAREHTPRGTLIAYSASPGQQAPEGQGKNSVYSETLARTLLEPQLEIRDIFNKVGSLVRRQSLDDQIPWYESSLTDDYYFQPPDGVTVAAGKPLQFARLGREGRKVRGETPPSLNWFNDLSVQEWDMLDWEIQQRVERLTADELPALEHKAEGGSLVHQTTLALAYREGVEKAIEPGSGKVTRYNANNSKALKWLAQAAEAGFPIAQVELGEMYFAGHGVDRNLDTARRWIEQANHVRYTRARLDLLQLDTLLSAMEAARDPYLGGVSKRAAAVPEERR
- a CDS encoding DUF4189 domain-containing protein is translated as MKRTVFGIATLLLLSTAPCVANAFTAIAWSQSGQKGGSVKNAPTKEAAISAAIADCKKSGGGADCQVFKVTDEPGFVALYATCAKTCGVTAVTGRPTAEQARIDGKRECEAYYRASCQLAQEWQEGQPRQLPASSQEATTQCFVQDHPCACVTTNPTAKLDKIVSGEMSYEKYMEQLSGIEIICMYTVGQKTSNQEMSREAAHAMLNRQDAAREAVKYGFLNLEQYELAAKQNGWSTNKAAAVTPEQGRHQNAGVVTNQRACDSGDGAGCYNLGVMYYKGEGVSQDKEEAVRSYDKGCGLGDGKGCYNLGNIYRKGNDARQDKQKAFQYYDKACSLKVGAGCYAVGLMYDDGSGGRQDKQKAAYFLKKACELNVDAACGN